One Leclercia pneumoniae genomic region harbors:
- a CDS encoding ABC-F family ATP-binding cassette domain-containing protein, producing MSTLLTAQSLRVDTAFGTLFDNLSFTLKKGDRIGLLGDNGCGKSTLLKILDGTDSPLTGTVTLAGHCLMARVEQHLPEALYPLTLLDAVLAQLPAPERDSLRWRAETLLAGMGFASQDLALTSATLSGGQHTRLLLARALIREPDLLLLDEPSNHLDLPTLLWLETFLQRWTGSFVLVSHDRQLLDAVTNGSWILRDQRLHYFALPCTQARRALSERDESDALRHKAEQKEIDRIAASAKRLATWGKVYDNEDLSRKAKQMERQVERLKESQTDLTAGSPWTLTLRGDALRADRLLEMTTLAVPPAPGLSPLFTLDSARLKSGDRVAIVGRNGCGKSSLMRLIWQQFIAGQATEALNIHPRVTLGYYDQTLHQLPDDASLLEALAPFAADPQRRKMALISAGFPWIRHGQAVSTLSGGERSRLLFVGLTLARFSLLMLDEPTNHLDMEGKEALAGTLEQFEGGVLLVSHDRQLIRQSCNRFWLIEDGKLSEWHDADAVFERLRHSVQLPAVADDSVDVQHEENEDLLERLIALETLLAEDLARKPKHQKPLLQAQWREAIDRLTAQL from the coding sequence ATGAGCACATTACTAACTGCACAATCCCTTCGTGTTGATACGGCGTTTGGCACGCTTTTCGACAACCTCTCCTTTACGCTGAAAAAAGGCGACCGCATTGGTCTGCTGGGCGATAACGGCTGCGGGAAAAGTACCCTTCTGAAGATCCTCGACGGCACCGACTCGCCACTTACGGGCACGGTGACGCTGGCCGGACACTGCCTGATGGCGCGAGTGGAACAGCACCTTCCGGAGGCGCTCTATCCGCTGACGTTGCTGGACGCGGTACTGGCACAACTCCCTGCACCCGAGCGTGACAGCCTGCGCTGGCGGGCAGAAACGTTACTTGCCGGCATGGGTTTTGCCAGTCAGGATCTGGCGTTAACGTCAGCGACGCTCAGCGGCGGGCAGCATACCCGTCTGCTGCTGGCGCGAGCGCTGATTCGCGAGCCCGATCTCTTGCTGCTGGATGAACCCAGTAACCACCTCGATCTGCCTACGCTGCTCTGGCTGGAGACGTTTTTACAGCGCTGGACGGGGAGCTTTGTGCTAGTTTCGCATGACAGACAACTGCTGGATGCGGTGACCAACGGCAGCTGGATCCTGCGCGACCAGCGCCTGCACTACTTCGCCCTTCCCTGCACCCAGGCGCGCCGCGCACTCTCTGAGCGGGACGAAAGCGATGCACTTCGCCACAAAGCCGAGCAGAAAGAGATTGACCGGATCGCCGCCAGCGCCAAACGGCTGGCAACCTGGGGCAAGGTCTATGACAACGAAGATCTCTCCCGCAAAGCGAAGCAGATGGAACGTCAGGTCGAACGGCTTAAAGAGAGTCAGACCGATCTGACGGCAGGCTCACCCTGGACGTTAACCCTGCGTGGCGACGCCCTGCGTGCTGACCGTCTTCTGGAGATGACAACTCTTGCGGTGCCGCCCGCGCCGGGCCTGAGCCCGCTCTTTACGCTGGATAGCGCCCGGCTAAAAAGCGGCGACCGGGTAGCCATAGTTGGGCGTAACGGCTGCGGGAAATCATCGCTGATGAGGCTTATCTGGCAGCAATTTATCGCCGGGCAAGCCACTGAGGCACTGAATATCCACCCGCGGGTTACGCTCGGTTATTACGACCAGACCCTGCATCAACTGCCGGATGACGCCAGCCTGCTGGAAGCACTGGCGCCTTTCGCTGCCGATCCTCAGCGTCGCAAAATGGCCCTGATTAGCGCTGGCTTCCCGTGGATACGGCACGGTCAGGCTGTGAGTACCCTGAGCGGCGGCGAGCGTTCGCGGCTGCTGTTCGTTGGGCTGACGCTGGCGCGATTTAGTTTGCTGATGCTGGACGAGCCGACCAACCACCTGGACATGGAAGGCAAAGAGGCGCTGGCCGGGACCCTGGAGCAGTTCGAGGGCGGCGTACTGCTGGTGAGCCACGATCGTCAGTTAATACGCCAGAGCTGTAATCGCTTCTGGCTCATTGAGGACGGTAAGCTTAGCGAGTGGCATGATGCCGACGCGGTATTTGAGCGTCTGCGCCATAGCGTCCAACTTCCGGCGGTAGCTGACGACTCCGTTGACGTTCAACACGAGGAAAACGAGGATCTGCTGGAACGGCTGATTGCGCTGGAGACACTGCTTGCAGAAGATCTGGCGCGCAAGCCTAAACATCAGAAACCGCTGCTGCAGGCGCAGTGGCGTGAGGCCATCGACAGGCTAACGGCACAGCTATAA